The genomic stretch GGCAGGGTCAACTTTGCCCCGTcgggcttgcaatacactggcaGGAACCCTGGAATCGTGTTGCTGCTCACTCACATTTCTGCTGGTTGCCCTtactcctttttttccccccaaacagAGCCTTCCATTCCTGGTTTAGAAAAGGACTCGCCAATGGAGTTGGGAAGAGATCGGGACAGCGGCAGTGAGAGCGACCGAGATCGGGACGACGTGGACGACGACGAAAGCGACTCCGAGGAGGACAGCGAAGACGAGAGAGACGAAGGGGGAGACGGTGACCAGAGAATGACCGTGGACAGGCAGGACGATGAggaggaaagagacagaaatgaaAGACATGCTAGTGAGTGTTTCAAAAGTGCTTCCACAAAGCTTTCAACTTACACACAGTTCACTGAATTGTATTCACTCTATGTACTAGTGGTTTCTGTATATTTGTTAATATATATGAAATACTttctgggtgttttttttctcggaaatgTGGTGGCACTCTGCAATGCACAAACAGTCTATAAGCATCATATACCCATTGGATTTTGTGTTCTTACATTAATATATTCTTTTGATGAATGTCTTACTACTTTAGGTCGCAGTGTACGTTTCGCCGACATGCCTCCAGATGCGTCCCGTGacggaaagaagaagaagaagagggtggTGAAGAAGACCAAGGCCATTACCCCTCTGCAGGCCATGATGTTGAGGATGGCAGGTACTGTCGTATACCAGTGTCTTTGTTCCGTACTTACTAAGCTAGCACACTTTAATTGATATTTTTCATGACGTGgtatgatatttttttgtttgtctccAGGTCAGTCAGTTCCTGAagacgaggaagaagaagaggtagaggaggaaTACACAGATGAATCGGACAACTCAGACATCGAGGACAGGGGACCACCAGGGGAAAGCCAGCCCCACATTATGGCTAATCAGCGTCTCCCTCCTCCTGCTGGGCCAGTGGGACAGCAAGGGCCTCCACACCTGCAAGGTCCACCAATGACGGGGCCTCCACCACTGGGTCCACCCCCAGCTCCCCCCATGAGGCCtcctggtccaccctctggccCGCCTCCCGGCCCCCCACCAGGTTAGTTGTAACATTTATTTGCTGGAATACTTTGCTCCAGTTCTGAACTAGATACTAGAATACATCCCTGAACCAGTTTTTTCAGGATGTTCAGGTTGTGCTCATTATTTATATGGACACTATGCATGATTTAGATGAAATATTCTGTCATCTTCAGGTGCTCCTCCGTTCCTGAGGCCTCCTGGTATACCTGGAGGCATGCGGGGTCCAATGCCACGTCTTCTGCCTCCTGGACCTCCACCGGGTCGGCCCCCAGGACCCCCACCAGGCCCCCCTCCTGGCCTCCCACCAGGCCCCCCACCACGAGGACCCCCTCCCAGACTACCACTCCCAGCACCACCAGGTAAGCATATCTGTGtgctcagtgtatgtgtgtctacATCGCTCTGTACGGTAAAGCCGTAGTGTAAAGTATGTAGGCACCGACAGGGACATCATGGTGCATTCAGGTGTACCTCGTAAACTCTGACAACTCTAGCTGTTGTTGTAAAGAACACTCCTGCCATCTAGTGGATCTTCTTTTTGTTGAAAGGCcgagacacaccaacccgacatcaaagaactagcagcgatgaaggccaccagttgcgtcgcctttgttgcctttgtcttggccaaaaagtggcactcgaacacaccgcaaagactacagccaaagGCCAACCACCGCAGACGGTCTGCgtctgcgtgagatgaaataactcttcctaccagcaggcagtggtagtctgtattcatcattcaaaaagggaaaccggaagaccgaggatggCGGATAttcaagccgttgttatgatacgtacatgaaacaaagtagcatttgctgaccattttcacgccactctcactcaccacttagctccATGACaaatggccatgtcgttgtgaaactatccgtgtattggaatgatcagagatgaagatgaaaaatgagaagagccttctgtgtttttcctctttactttactcgttggcttgctttcatcatttccgtttctcttctcgtgcactgattcgttcaagctgaacagccaatcagagtgatttccctcaccgacgagctccgccaCTGATTCAACACGCTGAATTGGCCGAAAAGActctgacacgggcagactagagccgatggtgcgggacacaccgaaaaaacaatgccaacagacgctcaccgatggCCGACCGTCAGCTTAGTGTGTTAGGGCattaaatgacagttgtcagggcataaaaccaatgatctgttgatctttacgaatcaagactccatCCAAATCTAAAATCGAATCGTGACCTTAAAATTGAAAGTCAAATCAAATCGTGGCTTTGGAGAATTGTGACACCCCTACTGCGCACACAGAAACATTGACTGAAAGCAGCCTCTATAATCATTAAAGTAAATTGTTAAAGAAAGCACTCATACATCAATAcaatacataatttaaaaagcaacataGTCTACAGGAACTGATAGAGGGGGAGTGAAATGTCCATGGGGGTGCGGGTCTCTCTAAGTTTGAGGAAATAATTAATTTGGGTGGGTGATAAATGCGTAAACGCGGATTCGGATGACGTCAGAGCCGATCTGTGCATCACTActgtatattttcttgtttgtgCAAGAACACCTGCTGAGCAAACATGACATAATGTTTTGACAAACAATATTGCCAggaaatgtgtatttattttaaacaccATTGCTGCTCAGCTGCAGTGAAACTCAAACTAAGGCAGTAAAAATAGACTTCTATTCATCATTAACTATGCTGTATGTAAACATACTTTGTTTCAAATCTTTCGAGAGGCAAAAGGAATGTCTCATACATTTCTAATCAAAATACATCTTGTCTTTTTTCCAGGTATCCCACCTCCTCCCCCAAGAGCAGGAGGGCCCCCGCGTCCACTTGCCCCACccctctccctcttccctccACCTCTCAACTCCAACGTGCTCAGTGCTCCTCCCAGCATTGTCCAGCGACAAAAAGGCTCAGGATCCAACCAGGATGGTTCGCAGGGCAACATGCCGCCCCCTGCCATGCCCATGCCCATGCCCATGCGACCGGGCGTCATGCAGATGCCTCCTCCCCCGGGGACAACCGCCGCCCCCACGGGCGGCAATCCTGGCAGCAACGCCCCCAGCCACCACCACGCAGCCACCATCGAAAAGCGACCCAACATCACTTCTGTCGCAGCAGTTGGAGGCAGTCTGGCAGCGGGCGCTGGATCTGGTGGGGCCACCATCTCTGCCAAGCCTCAGATTATCAATCCAAAGGCAGAGGTCACCCGGTTCGTGCCCACTGCACTGAGGGTGCGTAGGGACAAGGGCGGAGCGATGCACGGGCCAGCAAGTGGGCCTATGGAGAAAGGGGGTGgtggaggaaggaggggagATGACGGCATGGGAGGTGGACAGGGGCAGAAACAGCAGGCAACAGCTGTTTCAATGGGCTTGGTCAACCCATCCCAGATGGGTGCTGTGTCTCAGACCAACATGAAGACTAAAGACCAGATGTATGAAGCCTTTATGAGGGAGATGGAGGGACTCCTCTGAGACTCTGGAGTGGTTGTTCAGTGGGGCGCTCTGAACTAAAGGaatgattttgttttgtgttttctgtgcagAGTTAGAGGTAGCTGTCTTCAAGACAGTCAGCTAGATCAGTTTCTTTTCAGTAAAACAAGGAAAGGTTTCACTGGTCTCACCCGGGTCATCTTCATTTGATTTGTactattatttgtatttgtattgagGAGGATGTGAATTTGATGTACGCAAGAAATCTGATGAAACCTTTAGATTGGTTGCTATCAGGAGGCGACTCTCAAAAGAACACTATTCTCTGCAATGGAGAAAGAAAATCGCCAGAGATTACCATGTGCTTTTTGTCCTCCAGTATGTTATTTTTATCTTACAACTGCGTTATTTCTCCGGCCAACTATTTGTGATTTGCCATGACCAGAAAAAGCATTTTGGATAATTGTTATTTTATCTCCTAAACATGTTggacatcaaaataaaaatgtggaaTGTTTTGTCAACCACTGACAAAAATACATGTCTGAAACTGTTGGATCTGCAgctaaataaatactttttaccTCATGCTTCAGTGTTATGTAATGTAAGAGACAATATAAGCAACACATGGATATATCATGGATAATAACTTGGAAATGATTTCCTAAATTTCACCAGTCGGACCTACTTCttaatacttatatatatatatatatatatatatatttatatttatatatatatgtgtatatatacatatatgtgtatatatatatatatatatatatatatatatatacatatatatttatgtatatatgtgtatatatatatacacatatatacagacgtggacaaaattgttggtacccttccgttaaagaaagaaaaacccacaatggtcactgaaataacttgaaactgacaaaagtaataaataaaaatgtactgaaaattaactaatgaatatatatatatatatatacatatatacggtgtattaaattaataaagtgtaaaatagccgatatgtcttgtttgttccttgttactgatatagagttcaatcatccaatccaccaaacaactcaaaacaagagttaataccaacaggagaatacaccgTTTActattggcagagcattttggcaagtttttcttgggcgctacccacataatcagctgtgctgctcatcccacaaatgcatgatccttacaagttggacatcattgtgaaggtaaataaacaggctttccaacgatgtaaaatacaacgccaattagcattgtaacaacagagaaataatccaccaaacaaaagtttccgaactttctttttccagtttatatgtatatatatatatgtatgtatatatactgtatatttatttaattttttttgctgttagtgattatgtaaataaaaatgtgtgtgtatatgaacagttcatctatctatctatctatctatctatctatctatctatctatctatctatctatctatctatctatctatctatctatctatctatctatctatctatctatctatctatctatctatctatctatctatctaaaaaacaacaattcccATCATCCAATGCGGCTTGAACTCGTTTCCGCACCTGCGCAGTCCACATCTGACGACAGACACGTTGGTTGAGAGAGCAGCATGGCGGACGATGCTGTGGAAAGTGTGAAGCCAAACATTGATGAAACACTGGAAGGTTCGGGCAGTGAAGATGAAAACAGTCCGGTTAATAGCGGTGAGAACGAAGTGGCAGTGAAGACCTTCAAGGAACTGGTAGGTTTATCTCAGAGAGCGAAGAAGAGATGCTTTTAGCGACATAAACAACCAGCAGCATAGCAGTTTGAGCTAAACTAAGCTAGTTTAAGCTGCTCTTGAATCATCTGAAATATGCCTGCCTGCTATCTGACGTTGTAATTTGGTAGCAAAACATTATCAGCAACTTAACAAATGTCTGTACTCTGTGTTTGCCGTCCACAGGGTGTCACTGAGGTCCTCTGTGAGGCTTGTGAACAGCTGGGATGGAAGACTCCAACTAAGATCCAGGTAGAAGCTGTACCTGTAGCCCTGCAAGGTGAGTGACCACAGTACTGACTCCCATCAGAGAGGGTTGCTGCTTACTGCCACTGTGTTTTCATACCCTgaaatcagtggtggaagaagcatTCAGATATTTtgcatataaataaaaatagcagTACCTCAGTACTCCATTAAAGGTAAAAgctctgcattcaaaatgttacctACCAAATAAATgtgagtaaaaagtacagtatatCTCTAACATTTAATGGAGTAGAATTATAAAGCAAAGTATTTAGAAAATCCCATAAAAATAAAGGGCAATTActtgtactcaagtacagtacttaaatGCACATAGTAACTTTCCTCCACTATTCAGTATACATAACTTTTCTTACAACGGTCTCTATCGTCTTCTTGAACTGCAGGGAAGGATGTTATCGGCCTGGCAGAGACCGGTTCAGGGAAGACGGGCGCCTTCGCTCTGCCCATCCTGCAGTCCCTGCTGACCTATCCCCAGAGGCTCCACACCCTCGTCCTCACCCCTACCAGAGAGTTGGCTTTTCAGATCGCTGAGCAGTTTGAGGCCCTGGGCTCCAGCATCGGTGTTAAATGTGGTAAGTGTCAACTAAaggttaataactggtttgaACTGATGCAGATGACTTTCTATGGTTCTGTTCCTAAAACTTGTCTCATTTCTGTTGCAGCCGTCATAGTTGGAGGAATCGATATGATGTCCCAGTCCTTGGTGTTGGCTAAAAAACCACACATTGTTATTGGTAAGACCATACGTTCTTTTTACAAACTGTAGCACATCAACAGTCAATTTGTGGTCTAATGCATGTTTGCTAGTGCTGAACTGAGTAGATGGTTGTCTTTAGGGCAGGGCAATATGAGTAATATCTTGATATTTTTAGGCTGTGTCCCGATATATGATATATGTCTCggtatttttatgttttctctaAAATAACAACTGTTTCATTTAACCCTTTTGATGCGTATGATCATACCAGCGTGATCATCTAGCGGACTAATCTGAACtactaaactaaattattcaCACAATTGAAATTCAATTTTTCTCCGAAATACAGTTTGCAGAcggtagtttttttttattatcatttattttatttattatttaatatttattcattttatttatgtattattggCAGACTAGCTTATTGAATTTACGTGAAATTGCTTATCACATTCACCTGAAgaacacttttattttgaagtcaatgctcaaacgccacacacactcgcccaggaaagtgtttgtgagagggagagagccacGGGAGAAGTGAAACGCCAAATCATCTCATGTCGGGggcttaaaaaaaattaatatttttactcAATGTTTGCAATATAGTCATTTACTACATCCCACATAGAACAAGCTGCAATACATCCAGTATATTTGAAATATCGCTCACCCCTAAGTTGTTTCAATATTCAACAATTTAAacaactgattttttttataaaatgtgtttacagCCACACCTGGTCGGTTGATAGACCACATGGAGAACACAAAGGGCTTCTCCCTACGAGCTCTGAAGTTCCTGGTCATGGACGAAGCAGACAGAATCCTCAACATGGACTTTGAGACTGAGGTGGGTAGTTAGAAACTCAATTTGTTACGCTCTCTCTCTATTTATTATGAAGGAACATAATGGAGTGGAAATATTCTTTTCTTCAACTTGATTATTGCGGCAAAAACAATTCAACATGTGACGCTGTTAGGTATTTTTCCTCTAAGtacgttttctttcttttgccaGGTGGATAAAATCTTGAAGGTGATTCCCAGAGAGAGGCGCACCTTCTTGTTCTCTGCCACCATGACCAAAAAGGTAGAGAAACACTGAGAAGGCTTTTAATCAGGCCTAGTTGACCCCGTATGGTCCTGCTTTGTGCTGCGTTACTGGTTGCTAGTACTGCAGGTTTTCTTGTGCTGACATTCACTCTATTGGTTCCAGGTTCAAAAACTACAGAGAGCAGCTCTGAAAGATCCTGTGATGTGTGCGGTGTCCACCAAATACTCTACAGTAGACAAACTGCAGCAATACTACGTCTTCATACCATCGAAATACAAGGTACGAGGCATCCTCCGTTCACGTTTTAGTGTCTAAAACCATACACTGCAAGGTGCACAATCACTTCATAATGGTATGTTATTGGAGATCCTAACACCGTTTTGTGCTTGTGCGTGTTCCCGTGGCAGGACTGTTACCTGGTGTCCATCATCAACGAGCTGGCCGGCAACTCATTCATGATTTTCTGCAGCACGTGTAACAATGCCCAGCGGGTGGCGCTGTTGTTAAGAAACCTTGGCATCACTGCTATCCCTCTTCATGGCCAGATGAGTCAGGTAGAGCTTcagacgaacacacacacacacactaggtcTTTCTCACACCCGCATGAATCCATGCAAACATTTGTCTTCTGAGTTCTTGATGTCAGACAAGGGGAAATGTCTGTCTAGCTTACATATGACAgtattaatttacttaaatgtaATGACATTTTCAGTGATAGAATAACTTACATTAATGATGTTTCTTTAAGGGAATCCTAACCATATGATGTGTAACGTTAATATCTCTGAGGGAATCTATCAAATTGTCTCAGAGATTGACAGCTTTTGCGCGTTGTGATGGCCTTCGCGCATGAGACACTTGTGGATTCATTGACacattttgtttgaaaaaaaaaaaaaaaaagcgtgtGAGGGAACCCTCAGAGTGTGAGacagaggaaatgtgctacTTTAATGACACAAGTTCGTGCTGCCTACTAACCGAGAGTTAAATGCGCTCCTCCGGTGACGGCAGTCCCGTGTGCCGCTGCAAGAAGAGCCACCCCCAAACTCAGAATATTCTCTGTTGATTAATAACCCTAGTTTGCTGTCTGTAACGTTATTGTGCGACACTCACGTGAAGTTGCAGGACTGTTTTCCCTCCAGCAAATGATAATACTGAATCCCCGATGAGCATTGCTTCcttcatatatatatgcaagcaatatatatatatgaagcaTTTGCTGTGCAAAATATAAGAAGGTGCCCTCTCCTCTCGTTAAAAAACCCCCAAATTCAGCAGCGGTGGTCCTATTTTTGCACCGCAGCTGCTGCTTGCATATAGGGGAACACTGGGTGCAGCCTTAAGACATAGTGAAGTGAATATATGGTGTCAAAATGTAGAGTAATCTTTTGGCTTTTTGCAATGTAAAGTCCTTTTTGTGTAACCTTTATAAACATACAAACAGATCATTGTCACTGTTATATCATTGTCAGTATTTTTACCATAAGCAGATGAGCCATGTTTGAAGAAATGATTAGACTACATTTACATTATCTGCCACAATAGAGAGCTTTTCTTTTTCAGCCATTGTGTGAATGTCGAATAGCTTTGGCTCTATTTGGGCTGGAGGAACAGCACCCTCTTCTGGATTTGTGTTGTACAGCAATGCAACATGAAAGCACAAAGTGCCGTGTACATGCTGGTACAGCCAAGCTAGTCTACATTGTTTTTGTTAGTTTACTGTAATTATAATCACTACATAATTGATCTGATGtactgacatactgtattaaGCTTTTCTGGGAGCACTTCCATCAGTGCCAAATGCTTCGCTGTATTTTTTGCTGTGTATTTCATGCCTTATTCACTCTCTGGATCTTCCTCCATTTGTCGGTCAGAACAAACGTCTAGGAGCGCTGAACAAGTTCAAGTCCAAGTCTCGATCGGTGCTGCTGGCGACCGACGTGGCGTCCAGAGGGCTGGACATTCCTCATGTTGACTGTGTCATCAACTACGACATCCCCACTCACTCCAAGGTACGCCGGGGCTGGCGCTCTGTGTTGCTGGTTTATTTGATGATTTCATTAGTTGTATTTGATTTGAATGGATCTTGTGATCTGTCTGCCCTCACAGGACTACATCCATAGAGTGGGACGAACAGCCAGAGCAGGGCGGTCTGGGAAATCCATCACTTTTGTCACTCAGTAAGAACTGCCTGTTTCTCTGTTGAAAAATCATTCTGGCTTCATTATTAACACGttttaaaatcaattttaaACGCAGATGTGTGCTCGTCTGTCACCGTTTTTCTAATGTTAATGttgagggggggaaaaaagtgaaGTAGTTGACTGTAATCAAACTGACATATTCTGTTATCTTAGATATGACGTGGAGCTGTTCCAGCGAATTGAAACCCTGATTGGGAAGAAACTTCCTGCGTTCCCTACCCAGGAAGATGAAGTGATGATGTTGGTGGAGCGGGTGAGCGAGGCCCAGAGGTTTGCCAGGATGGTAAGTCATCACTTTTCTGAATGTTTTCCAGATACTATCTCAAACATGGAAAACCATGTTGTTGTGTGTAAAACGGGCCGGGTAAATATAATTGCATATTCCACTTCTGTATATTTAATCCTTTAAAAACGGACCTCCCACTGGAGATTgttgcatgatcctgttttaTATCGATTTAAAATATAAACCATAATAACTAGAGCATTCAGTCTTTTTGCAGCGGAAAgctaaggcttctgtctttcGCGTCATCATGTTGCACGctcatgatgacatcattacGTTATGTTTAGAGCTGCagcaattaatcgattagttgtcaactattaaattaatcaccaactattttgataatcgattaatcagtttgagtaatttttaagaaaaataaatctctgATTCcatcttcttaaatgtgaatattttctggtttctttactcctctatgactgtaaactgaatatctttgagttttcggacaaaacaaaacatttgaggacgtcatattgggctttgggaaacactgatcaacatttttcaccattttctgacattttatagaacaaaTTACTCATCGATCAATCATATCTGTAttgtatattgaaaaaaaatcaaccgaAAAATAAGATTAAGTCAAGAAAAAATGTTCTGGAATGTCTTCCTCAGGAAATGAAGGagcaaaatgagaaaaagaaaaggcccAGAGGAGCAGATGGAGATGGGGATGACACAGAACAAGCAAGCGGGGTGAGGAAGAAAGTGAGAGGAGGCGGAggcggaagaggaggagggggaggagaagaaagaggagggatGAAGAAAAGGGGGGGAGCAGCATGGAGGGGAGGGCGCTGAAGCCTCCGACATGAACAAACTGTACATAACAATGCAATGCCTTTCTTGTTTTTGATGTAAATCTTGATCATGACGACAGcatgttttccaacatttagtATGGAAgctatttaaagggacagtgtgtacaATTTGGCagaatctagtggtgtggttgcagattgcaaccaactgagtacccctcctctcactcctccctttccaagaatggtaacgtgagccgccgagtgcaaaactgtggtaacgcctacataagccctactgtttccacccggacgaaaattataatatatatattaacatatgCCTGCGACCGACATAACAttgtttgagctgcgctcgccatCATGCAACGAAAAGCTGGTGCagcgcaagccattggaaataatgggtttcagagagCAGTGTCGCAGTTGTcgtgttgtgtctgaaagggactacagtgagtgagagacggataAAGAAATAgggagtactaagagaaagaactACTCAACCAGGGgcaaaataatgaatgaatgaagtcataaaaactgatgaatattagtttgcCAGAGATTCTTCAAGTTCACACCAGTGAATTATTTAGTTTGctttactgaaaattaaaagTACGCCTTTTTAACATAAAATTGTTATttcagtgtacttattattttgttattttcattcttttaaagtcaccagaatgcaggaaacaaagtctctgaaactcagcCCCCCTCTTTGGATTTGAAATCCaccctatttttgaggtttcAAGGTTGCCAAGTacgctaatagatcccccgaaatgtaacacactgttccttttaattACAGAAACATGCTTTCCCTGCCGCCTCTCTATgagatttttttccatttgtaaTAAAATgccactgtaaaaaaacaaagtttgtgtttggtggagtgatattgtgagatttgttgctgctgttgtggcTTTCAGACACAAGAGGGGGGTGTTTCATTTGACAGCAGGAGAAGGGAATGATGACTTAATATAATGCCCTTTGAATGGGAtacatgtctttaaaaaaaatgttttgtatttatcttattggtattttttttttttttgctcagtctttttattggtattcggtacaaaatccaataaatcacagaaataattggATAAACAGATAATATTCCCCCTCATCACTATAACAATATTACAGCACCATTAAATgagcaaagtttttttttataaacaattacatttatacatataaatgtattCAATCCGATAGACACATAAATtaaacatacagaaaaaaaggaaaggaccaaaaacacaatcataatttttttgcaTGCATGTCATTGGTTTGTAGATATGGAGAGTTGGTTTCGGTCAGCCAATGGTGGAGAGGGTGGGAGAGAGACCTGCAAAGTGAAAGCccaattgtttttgttatttatacatataaattaaTTCAATCCGATagaaacataaattaaacatatacacaacaaaagggaaaaaggaaaggaccaaccaataacacaaaaagataagtaaattaataataataataaattaataataaaaaaaaactataagtTGTGAATTATATGTAATATGGGGTCAGCAGTTTAAAACTGTTATTGGTATTTTGTTAAGAATCGAGACTAGGTACCAGGATGTCCAGCAGTGATGATGCAACttatttgttaacttatttataATGCAGGCAAACAACAGTTGCAatatcaatctttttttttgcatgcatgtCATTGGTTTGCAAAATTGGAGGGTTGGTTTCTGTCAGCCAATGATGGAGAGGGTGGGAGAGAGAGCTGCAAAGTGAAAGCCCAATTGTCTGCGGGCTGCATCTAGTGGGTGTGTGCAGTGCATAGATATTTGGGGGAtagatgtttaaaaaaaagcatttacTGAACCATAATAATCCTCATTATAAGTGCtttattaatgtgtttattgGTGAGTTAAATAGATCATGACAGGCATCAGGTGACTCATCTGCAGAGAGGGTGTCTAcagagtggtggtggtgtatTGATCTGCATGGTCACTCTCTATGTGAGCACAGTCCGTGGTCGTAGGCGGTCCAGTGTGCTGCTCTGTTTAGGAGGAGCCACACAGTGTAGAGAGGTAACACTGAGCCTGTACACAGTGTAGAGGTAGCACTGAGCCTGTGCACACTGCTGCATACCGGAGCCACCGACACATGCCTGCATTTCATTCAGCTGCGTGGAGCAAGCTATAGTCGCACACAGGGTCGCATCTTCaggggggaagagagagaggactgcTCGGTTGAACAGGATCTGACTGCTGCTTCTT from Sebastes fasciatus isolate fSebFas1 chromosome 13, fSebFas1.pri, whole genome shotgun sequence encodes the following:
- the ddx47 gene encoding putative ATP-dependent RNA helicase DDX47 encodes the protein MADDAVESVKPNIDETLEGSGSEDENSPVNSGENEVAVKTFKELGVTEVLCEACEQLGWKTPTKIQVEAVPVALQGKDVIGLAETGSGKTGAFALPILQSLLTYPQRLHTLVLTPTRELAFQIAEQFEALGSSIGVKCAVIVGGIDMMSQSLVLAKKPHIVIATPGRLIDHMENTKGFSLRALKFLVMDEADRILNMDFETEVDKILKVIPRERRTFLFSATMTKKVQKLQRAALKDPVMCAVSTKYSTVDKLQQYYVFIPSKYKDCYLVSIINELAGNSFMIFCSTCNNAQRVALLLRNLGITAIPLHGQMSQNKRLGALNKFKSKSRSVLLATDVASRGLDIPHVDCVINYDIPTHSKDYIHRVGRTARAGRSGKSITFVTQYDVELFQRIETLIGKKLPAFPTQEDEVMMLVERVSEAQRFARMEMKEQNEKKKRPRGADGDGDDTEQASGVRKKVRGGGGGRGGGGGEERGGMKKRGGAAWRGGR
- the wbp11 gene encoding WW domain-binding protein 11, with translation MGRRSTSSTKSGKFMNPTDQARKEARKRELKKNKKQRMMVRAAVLKMKDPRQIIRDMEKLDEMEFNPVQQPLLNEKVLRDKRKKLRETFERIVRLYERENPETYKELRKLELDYETKRGQLALYFDSVKNAESVEVDSIPLPDMPHAPSNIHIQDIPLPGAQPPSILKKNTSFGKGPLSASSGPILATVPGVPRLPPGKKPPGPPPGPPPPQVLALYGIPARRVFGTDTEPSIPGLEKDSPMELGRDRDSGSESDRDRDDVDDDESDSEEDSEDERDEGGDGDQRMTVDRQDDEEERDRNERHASRSVRFADMPPDASRDGKKKKKRVVKKTKAITPLQAMMLRMAGQSVPEDEEEEEVEEEYTDESDNSDIEDRGPPGESQPHIMANQRLPPPAGPVGQQGPPHLQGPPMTGPPPLGPPPAPPMRPPGPPSGPPPGPPPGAPPFLRPPGIPGGMRGPMPRLLPPGPPPGRPPGPPPGPPPGLPPGPPPRGPPPRLPLPAPPGIPPPPPRAGGPPRPLAPPLSLFPPPLNSNVLSAPPSIVQRQKGSGSNQDGSQGNMPPPAMPMPMPMRPGVMQMPPPPGTTAAPTGGNPGSNAPSHHHAATIEKRPNITSVAAVGGSLAAGAGSGGATISAKPQIINPKAEVTRFVPTALRVRRDKGGAMHGPASGPMEKGGGGGRRGDDGMGGGQGQKQQATAVSMGLVNPSQMGAVSQTNMKTKDQMYEAFMREMEGLL